The window TACATAAGGTtaaagctgaaaaaacagatcaTCATGTTCAATCACTTGCTTGAGCGCCAGTACCATCTGATGAAATATCCTATGCCACCAAAGGTTCCTCTGGCCCCCATACAGAATGGGATTCATCCTATGCCTGGTAACTCCTTCGCTCCATTCTTGACATTTGGTGGGTTTTAATAGGGAAAGCATGAACATACCCTGATATTCCAACAGATGAGCAATCCCAATCATGATCCCTTGTTTTTAGAAATGGCCATTTTATGCATGCAatcttgaaatatatatatatatatatatatatatatatatatatggttcttttacaaaattagaaagtagaaactCATATTCATTAGTCTCAAATATATTATTAAATGTTTTGAAAGAATGTTTAGATCCTAAAGCATATTCTTACAGTGCAAACGTATAACATTTCTTTTGTTAATGTTAGTTATTTTCCTGAGCTACTGTACTCATTTGTCTTGGATCCAGACTGCCTTTGCATTTGGCAATGTGTTCATGCAGTTTAGTGGTTTTTGGTCGTTTGGCAAAGAGCTTGGTGTTTTTGGCTTTAACATTTAAATCTGTTTGCTTAATTTTAGGTGCCCATGCTTCATTTTCAGGTATTGCAGTCTCCAGTATAGATGTTCTGCTTTTGATTGCTTTACATCttgtttgatttggattttgtccAACACTTGGTTAATGTTGCCTGGCAGACAAAAAGCTTTTGTTTTATACCACCCTGATTGTCGGGGTTGTTCTTTTTGTCATGTATGCACAGTCAGAAGGGGCCGTTAGAATGACAATGAAAAAACATTCCCACTCATTTCTAACCAACAGGTGGGACAGGTGTGTTACCGCTTTCTGTGATAAATGATGAATGGTCAGATTACCCCAATATAGTGGTTCAACCGAAGAATGAATGGGCctgacttttctttttcttttttagttgtgGGTGTATTCACATGACTCTGGACGTAATGGACAGTTGGATCCTGCACATGTGCGATGTATAGGCATATATATGGGCAGGCAGTAAAACACTGTTTCCCCAAATGGTTTTTGCGCAAAAGATTTGAGAGCTATTTTCAAAATACAATGTCAACCACGAAGGCAGGAACcataaaataaagtaatttaAGAGGATTTATCATTTATTGGGACTTCATGGTTAATTTCATTCTTCCCATCAAATGGTACGGAAATTTTAGTTTTTAAATCATTATTATCATTCTTATTCAATGTCAATTTGTGTGCAGTGCAGTTAACAATATGCCTATGGGATACCCGGTCCTTCAGCAGCCCCCAATCCCAGCTACCGGTCAACCCCATCTCGATTCAATGGGCTGTGGACTCTCCAGCTGTCATGTGGTAAATGGAGTCCCGGCGCCAGGCAATTTCCATCCCATTCGGATGAATTCCGGAAATGAGTAAGGATTTCCTTGGGCATTTACCACATTTAAGAATGCATTTTTTTTGTTTGTATCTTGACCtggaaatgaattgaaagacaaAATGGATATATCTGTCAATCAAGGTTATGGATAAGCATTCCCAAATACAATTGATTGTCTTGACACTCTTTTCCTTTGCAAGCTCATCATCTGAAGATGCgtttaatttatttctttttcttgttccattttttttgaaagatacatGTAAGATTTAAATTTCATTTATAAATTCATGAATTTATAAAAGAATGATGATTAGTGATGACTTTATCATGCAGTTTTTCTTTCAAGATTAACTGATCACTTTATTAGCAGAGCTTCAAAAAGGCGCAAATAATTACAGcctaagcaaaaaagaaaaaaataagactTTTGTAAAGAATTTATACAAGAAGCCCATTCCACTACAAAATTCTTGACTTGGAAAATAACTTCCCCCTATTTGGCCTCCTCATCCTGGACACACTCACCATTCCTTTCCCCCAAATAGACCAATAGAATAGCTAGCAAAGCCAACCACCAAAGATTCCAAATTTTCCTCTTGAGCCAACTGCCATGCCAAATAAGGAATAGCTCCTTGACTGATTACTGCATAACCCAAGAGATGCCAAAGAGATCAAGGACAGAACTCCAAATCTGGCTAGAATACGGACagtgaatgaaaagatgatcaatTGACTCTGTGTTTGCCATACACATGACGACACACACATTTGGGATAACCATGGCCCTCTTTTGGATATTGTCGATGGTTAAAATCTTTCCTCTACCAATGAGCCATCCAAAGGCCGCAGCTTTTGGAGGGGCTCCATAGTGCCACACACAGGCCGTATTGCAGTGAAGCAGTTAATAAGTAAAACAGCTAATCGATCGTTTGGGAGCTCTAAGTTGTAAACAGCTTACACCTATCCTGTTTTGGCGTTTAAGAGGTAAAATGTTTACAGGTAAACAGTTTTTGTTAGGCTGACTTGTGAAGCGTTTACAATGTATAAACTGGGTATTCAAAATGCAGAGAGCTAGGCAGTAAATCCCACCAAAATCTTCAAATCACATTAAAAGGGCTTGATATTTTTAGAGCCCTAGGAGAGCATCAAGGGATGCACATGCTAACACagcgatccatagctcaagtggtagactgagtgagaaTAACCTCGTTTCAACgtcgaggtcttggtatcaattcccaagtggggtgtgtactaacatgctaacccaaaaaaaaagggggatgCACATTCTGGACAGATTGAATGTCCTGCAcccttcacaatgggccccactgacaATCTGGAAGGTTTTTTTATGTGGTGGGCGACCCATCCCAACTATTCCCTGCtgtgtggcccgcttgatgaTCAATCAGACTGTTCTTTTAGGACCATGGAGGAGTATCaagggacacacatgatggatggattggatttattgtacacattatggtggggcccatatggcaTCCATGTGTATCCACCATCAGGTTATGCTCTGTATAATGTCTTGTCAAGTGTAAAGACTTTACCTGTAAACAAAACATTTTTGCTTAAAAAAATGGAAGGGAGAGTTTACCTCTTGGCtcttgtaaacactttacaagcaAAATTTTCCATCCAGACACCTACCAGTAAAGTGTTTACTTGTAAAGGAGCATAAAGGGACGCACACGATGGAGGGATTGGATTTACtgtacacattatggtgggcctcacatggcatTCATGTGTATCAACTATCATGTTGTGTCCTATATAATGTCTTTTCGGGTGTAAAGACTTTACCTGTAATTGAAACTTTTTTTGCTTAAAAGAAATGGGAAGAGTTTACCTCTTGTAAATGCTTTACAAGCAAATTTTGCCATCCAAACACCTACAAGTGCTTACCTGTAAACCCTTTACAACTAAGAATTTTACAGGCATCCGAACAACCCCTAAAAGATTTGTATAGATAATTGACAGTTATTCTCCAGGTTATTTTCCATTACAAGCTCATCCCGCTTTTCCTCTTCAATTCCTTCTAGCCTGTGTTTTGCCTTTTGAGCAGCTTTGCTAATGTCAGCCTGTTCCATCTTTGTTGAAGCACTGTGATGGAGAGCGGTGCAGCTGATGTTGGATCTGTTATCCCTCCAGGCAGTGCCATGTCATCCATCTCAGATATGGCCGTGAGTCCAGCGTCAGCGTCCAGTGGCCATTTTCCCTTCACTCCATCAGAAATGTCAGGTATGGGTGTAGACACATCAGCACTTGACACAGCCTTTACATCCGATGTGGCAAGTCAGCTGGGAGCTGATGGTGGGGTTGGGAGCACGGGCGACTCACTTAGGTCTCTGGCTCAGATCCCCTGGAATTTCAGCCTATCGGATCTTACAGCAGATTTATCAAACATGGGAGGTACACTTGGATTTTCTCTAAGTCTTCTGTGCAAGCATTAGTTTCTCAACATGGAACGACACGGTATAGTCAATACATCACTCCCCCCTATaaataagggtggcaatgggtcaagCCGATCTGTGGGTCAACTGGCCCCACTCACTTATGAGGTGGGTTTGGGCCCGCCTAAATGGGTTGCGGGTCAGGCTCATGCTAGAAATGTACTCCCATGAGTAAATGGCCCTGGCTTGGGTTGAACCCTGCCTGACCTGACCCACCCAGACCGGTTATCAATGGATTATACCAGACAAAATGACCCAACCCAAAACCCCGAAACAAATTAAAGAAGAAAAGTATAAGATTAATCTTCTTATGCATGTACATATCCACTGTCTGGGCTAGGTTGTGCATTGCCTCAAGTGTTGTATTCCATTCTTAGACTTGAATTGGGCCATGGCGAGTTGGGTCAGGTTAGTCGAGTCTTGACCATTTACAATTAAATTGGTTGGGTTGGATCGGGCTtaatgaattttaagtgggtttTGGATCAGAGGGTAATGGATCATGTGTCGGGTTTGGGCACAATTTCTTGGCTCATatagtaaatgggttgggcttgggctgacctCGACCCATTGCAACCTTGTTTATAAATTTTATCAAAACAATCTTTAACGTTGAAGAAAAATTTCAAAAGTCCCTTCTACATTTTTCTGAAGTGCATTTTTGTCATCTTTGTCAAATCTGCTATGCATAttgttgatgtagagtgggtcgcagacactttcatggcaaagatggaccagagaaggcctgatcggaggcggaaatgatccggactgtcagaaccttaaaacaatcatatctcgcaaaccgggatGAGTCTTTGGacttatcatatatgattttggggtatgagaagctactttagccaaccaacccggctatgctgggttgcccatgctggatttgcgagattccatcagatcgacggtcaaaagtccctttcattttcgtttttactataaatagtaagttttagttggcGTATAACTTTTGattctttgagttgtaggagtcgtgcccaacatgaaaagggcataGAAAAGTTAGAAGAACAATGTGGTTAGTCTAAATTGGACACTtagtatttttggccgaaaaccataaagtctagtaggaatgatgaccgtctataaatagtacgattattatttatagtaagtcatgtttttagggagtttgagtctaaaactccatccaaGGTTttagctcattatttaaaggattgtaatttcgttctttttatcatcaatcaatttatttcaaatttattagaaattatttatatttttatccctcgtggattcaaggaagctctttgaggagtccagagagctccgtggattcggagtagtttcCCTCCCTGCATTAATTGTATGGATGGATCATTTGTGTTCAATCAAATAAATAGGTCATGCAAGTTGTAACTAGCTTTCAATCCTCTGTTGAAAATTACCAGACATAATGTAAGATGTTTTCTCAGTTGGGTATTTCTCTTGCATTTTATGAAACCTGTTCATATCATACTAGCCCTTTTCTCTTAATGAAAGCTAAGGTACTTCATctgcaatttttttttctctattttgtATGTTGTTTTGGGATTTTCTGCCCAGATCTTGGAGCCCTAGGAAACTATACTGGCTCCCCTTTCCTGCCATCAGAGTCCGACATCCTACTTGATTCCCCAGAGCATGATGATATTGGTAAATCTAATTACCTCTTCTTCTCTACTTTGACTTTAAATAACTCCTAAGCTTATGGAGCAAGACCCAAATCCGATTCATCCTGCTTGACCAAAGTGCCCTGGCATTTTGAAGCCATTCCCTGACTGTTTCTAGGCAATTGGGCAGGGTTTGGGAAATTTGAGGAAACTGGCCTGCTGAATACCCTCCCTGCCAGTGGTTGAAAACGATGAAAAATGCCACATTGTAAATAAATGACCAACCAACAGTGTATGAAATTGCATCTAAGTACATCACTGATCTTGTGCGTACACTCCACTTGGATTTGCTTAAATGCACTTGAGTGCACTTGTAGGTTAAGCTCATGtacaaagctttgtattggaTCCAGTCACCTTCTTTTTACTCTCTTTCATTTTCCTTGAATTGTGTTTCTGTTTGCAGTTGATGAGTTCTTTGTTGATTCCATCCCCGAGCCATGCTCTCAGTCAGATGAGGAGAAATCATAGAGAAACGCTATCAATCAGATGAGGAGAAATGATAGAGAGAACTGATGTGGCCCCACCCCTAACATCCTCTACAGGTTAGTGCATTAGACAGTATGTTGAAAGGTTAGTTGAGAAAAATAGACATTCCAGCGCTTGTAAGTATAGTAGCAGTAGCAGCACAAGTAGCCCCCGGAAGTAGGAAATAGTGGATAATATATCTACAATAAATGGTAACAATTGCACATTTATATTTCTCCAAGATgtgaaaaataataaataacacaGTCATGCAGACTGTTTATAATATTTTGTGGTGCTGCTTGTTGTGGTTCAAAACATCAAATTAAGGTTGGTTTGTTTGGCTGTCTGCTCAAACTATATCATACTGAAGTGGGTTGCATATTAGGGTGGCACACCTCATTGTTCTGGATTCCAGCAAAGGTGTGGGTAGAGAAGCATACCGCCGGATCAGTCCCACTGTCTAGGCGTGCATCCTAAGCACTAGTTATGGGTTACATATTGATCTATTTTTGAGAGAGTATACAATGGTCAGTATAATTTTGGACTTTTCAGTTTGAACGAGTCAAGCCCATGGTTTCATGATCCAAAACCAATGATATGTTAGACCCCAGTGGATGGcgcatgcaccaaaaatctcctagATGGGGAAATTCTAATCCATGAACAGGTAGGCCAatgaatagatggttaagaaagacATTACAGCTGTTGAAAGTCCGTGGGGACTTATCAAAAACAGAAGGCACGTACAAAATCTCAGCCCGGTATTGCataatgtcttcttcttcttattttttccttAATGTGGTGCGAGATTAGAAGATCCAGCGGACTAATATTTTCACATTTTTCAGTTGAATCAGTGGGGTGCGGTTGTTGAATCTCTTACTATATCCAAAGACCACAAATTGAAAGTTTTAAGATTTTCCTTTCTGGGAGAAATCTGATGCACatagtccatccacggtgggacacAACAAATCAATGGTTCGGTTTACTTAACTAGGGCCCCCACTTATCAGAATTGAAAGTACGTGTGTACTGTATAAAGATGAATGGTGTTATataattccattttattttattttttagcgtGATGAAGTCAGTCTAAGTCGACCCAAGATCTATTATTATACTTTCTGATTGAGAGAAGACCCAAGATTGCAAGCTCTAACCGTGAGAATTTTTCATCAATTCACAAGTtgaagtttcaatggtggtgaTTTGGGGCTTTTAGAAATCCATTTATGACCGTGATTTGATCTGGCTGATCATTGTTTTTGAGAATACTACTTTGAAATAGCACGTCTGCAGTGATGAAATCCAGGTGGCCCATGGCCATGTGTGACATTGTGGTGGAAGTGTATGATCCAGTTTGTCAGATCGATCGTAAAATGGGACACATTTGCAAGAAGAGATGATGGTAATGCTCCCAAAACAAGtttacacgtgtggcccacctgatggtgggACCGGCCTGATTAGACACAAACGGAGTATCCACCTGATGAATCAAACTGGATACAACATCTTGTGTACCAGTATCAAACATCTCCCACCCTAGATATTATGATTGACGGTAGGATCTATATGCACATTCTTGTTCGCATATGCCGTAGATGTTTGGTGTTTGGAACTGTTGATCGATGGGCCACTCTATGATTGGGCTATATAGGCTAGAAATCTAATCTAGTTGCTATGACCTTTGCTGGCTGCTTGTGGACCATTTGTCTAACAGTTCATCGGAAGATTTCCACATTCCAATCCCTTTGATATTGCAAATATAGTCCATTTACGTCGTTGGCCACCAGCATAACTCCCACACTCTGATCCCCTTGATATTTGCAAcatggcccatcaatgtggtTGGCCACTAGAAAAAAACAGGCCTAATCACTGCCCTACATGCTTGCTGCTTATTCGGTAAGTTGGAATTGCATAGGACTCTCAAGAGATGGCTCCGGAAAGTTATTTGCATGATATGCCTTGGGAGTGTGATGCATTCAGAATTGAACACATACCATTCAGCAACTCagtctaaaccgtccaaataagGGGACCCCACTGATGATCCTAACTTCTGAGATTATTGGGCATTTGGTAGTCGATACTTCCAATTCGAGCTATCCATCATATCTACTGGTTTTTGATCCTTCTAAACAGACGTCCACTATCAGTACAGATTAATCTAATAGgcacatgcatgccacgtgtacgattTTAAGTGCGTAAATACGAAGCATCACAGTCAGCcaaagtatcaa is drawn from Magnolia sinica isolate HGM2019 chromosome 5, MsV1, whole genome shotgun sequence and contains these coding sequences:
- the LOC131245136 gene encoding uncharacterized protein LOC131245136 isoform X3; the protein is MAEVRAFVKQDPQGTPEIQPSSQVSQESQGDQRNNPPTEVPRADSGSVSISSNDGRKVSREDIELVQNLIERCLQLYMNRAEVVKTLLNRARIEPGFTSLVWQKLEEENAEFFRAYYIRLKLKKQIIMFNHLLERQYHLMKYPMPPKVPLAPIQNGIHPMPVNNMPMGYPVLQQPPIPATGQPHLDSMGCGLSSCHVVNGVPAPGNFHPIRMNSGNDTVMESGAADVGSVIPPGSAMSSISDMAVSPASASSGHFPFTPSEMSGMGVDTSALDTAFTSDVASQLGADGGVGSTGDSLRSLAQIPWNFSLSDLTADLSNMGDLGALGNYTGSPFLPSESDILLDSPEHDDIVDEFFVDSIPEPCSQSDEEKS
- the LOC131245136 gene encoding uncharacterized protein LOC131245136 isoform X2 codes for the protein MAEVRAFVKDPQGTPEIQPSSQVSQESQGDQRNNPPTEVPRADSGSVSISSNDGRKVSREDIELVRQVQNLIERCLQLYMNRAEVVKTLLNRARIEPGFTSLVWQKLEEENAEFFRAYYIRLKLKKQIIMFNHLLERQYHLMKYPMPPKVPLAPIQNGIHPMPVNNMPMGYPVLQQPPIPATGQPHLDSMGCGLSSCHVVNGVPAPGNFHPIRMNSGNDTVMESGAADVGSVIPPGSAMSSISDMAVSPASASSGHFPFTPSEMSGMGVDTSALDTAFTSDVASQLGADGGVGSTGDSLRSLAQIPWNFSLSDLTADLSNMGDLGALGNYTGSPFLPSESDILLDSPEHDDIVDEFFVDSIPEPCSQSDEEKS
- the LOC131245136 gene encoding uncharacterized protein LOC131245136 isoform X4 — its product is MEKQDPQGTPEIQPSSQVSQESQGDQRNNPPTEVPRADSGSVSISSNDGRKVSREDIELVRQVQNLIERCLQLYMNRAEVVKTLLNRARIEPGFTSLVWQKLEEENAEFFRAYYIRLKLKKQIIMFNHLLERQYHLMKYPMPPKVPLAPIQNGIHPMPVNNMPMGYPVLQQPPIPATGQPHLDSMGCGLSSCHVVNGVPAPGNFHPIRMNSGNDTVMESGAADVGSVIPPGSAMSSISDMAVSPASASSGHFPFTPSEMSGMGVDTSALDTAFTSDVASQLGADGGVGSTGDSLRSLAQIPWNFSLSDLTADLSNMGDLGALGNYTGSPFLPSESDILLDSPEHDDIVDEFFVDSIPEPCSQSDEEKS
- the LOC131245136 gene encoding uncharacterized protein LOC131245136 isoform X5, producing MEKDPQGTPEIQPSSQVSQESQGDQRNNPPTEVPRADSGSVSISSNDGRKVSREDIELVRQVQNLIERCLQLYMNRAEVVKTLLNRARIEPGFTSLVWQKLEEENAEFFRAYYIRLKLKKQIIMFNHLLERQYHLMKYPMPPKVPLAPIQNGIHPMPVNNMPMGYPVLQQPPIPATGQPHLDSMGCGLSSCHVVNGVPAPGNFHPIRMNSGNDTVMESGAADVGSVIPPGSAMSSISDMAVSPASASSGHFPFTPSEMSGMGVDTSALDTAFTSDVASQLGADGGVGSTGDSLRSLAQIPWNFSLSDLTADLSNMGDLGALGNYTGSPFLPSESDILLDSPEHDDIVDEFFVDSIPEPCSQSDEEKS
- the LOC131245136 gene encoding uncharacterized protein LOC131245136 isoform X1; this encodes MAEVRAFVKQDPQGTPEIQPSSQVSQESQGDQRNNPPTEVPRADSGSVSISSNDGRKVSREDIELVRQVQNLIERCLQLYMNRAEVVKTLLNRARIEPGFTSLVWQKLEEENAEFFRAYYIRLKLKKQIIMFNHLLERQYHLMKYPMPPKVPLAPIQNGIHPMPVNNMPMGYPVLQQPPIPATGQPHLDSMGCGLSSCHVVNGVPAPGNFHPIRMNSGNDTVMESGAADVGSVIPPGSAMSSISDMAVSPASASSGHFPFTPSEMSGMGVDTSALDTAFTSDVASQLGADGGVGSTGDSLRSLAQIPWNFSLSDLTADLSNMGDLGALGNYTGSPFLPSESDILLDSPEHDDIVDEFFVDSIPEPCSQSDEEKS
- the LOC131245136 gene encoding uncharacterized protein LOC131245136 isoform X6, which gives rise to MAEVRAFVKQDPQGTPEIQPSSQVSQESQGDQRNNPPTEVPRADSGSVSISSNDGRKVSREDIELVRQVQNLIERCLQLYMNRAEVVKTLLNRARIEPGFTSLVWQKLEEENAEFFRAYYIRLKLKKQIIMFNHLLERQYHLMKYPMPPKVPLAPIQNGIHPMPVNNMPMGYPVLQQPPIPATGQPHLDSMGCGLSSCHVVNGVPAPGNFHPIRMNSGNDTVMESGAADVGSVIPPGSAMSSISDMAVSPASASSGHFPFTPSEMSGMGVDTSALDTAFTSDVASQLGADGGVGSTGDSLRSLAQIPWNFSLSDLTADLSNMGVDEFFVDSIPEPCSQSDEEKS
- the LOC131245136 gene encoding uncharacterized protein LOC131245136 isoform X8, coding for MAEVRAFVKQDPQGTPEIQPSSQVSQESQGDQRNNPPTEVPRADSGSVSISSNDGRKVSREDIELVQNLIERCLQLYMNRAEVVKTLLNRARIEPGFTSLVNNMPMGYPVLQQPPIPATGQPHLDSMGCGLSSCHVVNGVPAPGNFHPIRMNSGNDTVMESGAADVGSVIPPGSAMSSISDMAVSPASASSGHFPFTPSEMSGMGVDTSALDTAFTSDVASQLGADGGVGSTGDSLRSLAQIPWNFSLSDLTADLSNMGDLGALGNYTGSPFLPSESDILLDSPEHDDIVDEFFVDSIPEPCSQSDEEKS
- the LOC131245136 gene encoding uncharacterized protein LOC131245136 isoform X7, whose product is MAEVRAFVKQDPQGTPEIQPSSQVSQESQGDQRNNPPTEVPRADSGSVSISSNDGRKVSREDIELVRQVQNLIERCLQLYMNRAEVVKTLLNRARIEPGFTSLVNNMPMGYPVLQQPPIPATGQPHLDSMGCGLSSCHVVNGVPAPGNFHPIRMNSGNDTVMESGAADVGSVIPPGSAMSSISDMAVSPASASSGHFPFTPSEMSGMGVDTSALDTAFTSDVASQLGADGGVGSTGDSLRSLAQIPWNFSLSDLTADLSNMGDLGALGNYTGSPFLPSESDILLDSPEHDDIVDEFFVDSIPEPCSQSDEEKS